The nucleotide window CAGGCCACCCGCTCCGACCACCAAAACCGAAGATCTTGAAAGTTTTTCCTGTGTAGAAATTCCGAAACCCGGAAGTATGATCTGTCTGTTATATCTTTTTATATTCATTTTAATTAAATTTTAACCACCTGAATACGGCGGTAATAATGCGATTTCAGATGTATCAGATATCAGTTGGTTATTATCTGCTTTTAATCCGTCAACAGCAACCAAAAAAGTAGTTTCTTTTAATCTTGGAAATTCTTTATCAAGCATCAATTTCAGCTCAGCGATGGATATATTGTTTTCCAAAGAAAAATTATATTCATCGGTATTAAAGATCTCCGTAAGTTTTCCAAATATTTTTAGTTTCATTTTAATTAAATTTAAAAATGATAATTCACTGCTGTAATGAAGTTTCTGCCCTCTTTTGGATAGCCATAAGAAAGGTAATAATTTCGATCGAATAAATTTCTAACACCAAAATCGAAGTTGACTTCTTTGACAATATTTACCGATAATTTTGCATTAAGCGTGTATCCGAATTTTGCACTCAATCTCACATCCATAGATTCAGAATTCACTCTTTCTAATGATGGTTGCAACTGTGTTCTGTCAAATTTTCTTGAAATCAGATAATTATCAACTTTCAATAAAGAAGCAGAACCCATTATGTAAAATTTATCTTGTCTGGTTCCGATGTTGAGCGCCGTAAAATAAGAATTCACACCCGTTCCGTCTGCAAAACCAACGCCCGATTGACCATCAATATCCAAAGCTTTGATAGGTTTTCTGGATACTATGTTCACAGCTCCACCCATCGTATTTGATCCGTATTGCACGCAAACCAAACCTTTTTTCCACAGAAATACTGTTAATGTCAAAAGTCGTAAAACGGCTCAAATCAAAATTGCCATCATAAGGCGTGTAAATAGGAATGCCATCAAAAAAAACAGGCGTTCTTAGCGAGTTGAATCCCCTAACCAAAATACTTCCCTCGTTTCTTGCATCCATTTGCGTAATGCTTACTCCGGGTAAAAGATTGACCGCATCTACAACATTCGTTTTATTAAAATCCTGAATCAACTGCGTATCAATCTTATGAATTGGGCCTTCATTTTTCTCTTTTCCAAAGATATTCACTTCCTGGATTTCGTAATAATTCTTTACAGAATCTACCTTTGTTTTTTCCTGTGCGAACACGTTCAATGATAGCAGAATTGCTCCTGCCACTGCATAATTCTTATTCATTGCTATAAATTTTTGTTGAATATAATTTCTGCATTCCGGAAGTTTTCGGGCGTATTTATATTTAAAAGTTGATGCTCAAAACTGTCTTCGAAATCTATGTAATGAGCGTTTTGTTGTTCCAGAAAGCTCGTCATTCTGAGGTTTCCGTTGTCGATGGTTTTCTTTAAATCATTCAGAATAGAAAAAGGATAAATGCCCAAAACCGGATATATTTTTTCGCCAAAACGCACGACATTAATTCTGTATTCTACTTTTTTTTGAAGAATATTTTCAATCAAATCCGAAGAAACGAAGGGCATATCGCAACTGCAAACAAAAATATCTTCCTGGCAAAATTCTAAGGCGGAGCGAATTCCACCCATCGGACCTTTTTGTGTTGTAACATCTTTAATAATGCCCTTCGAAATTGGATAATTTGAATGATTTCCTGAAATAAAAATCTCATCAAAAACAAAAGACAAATTATCGATAATGTGCTGTATCAAGGTTTTTCTGCCCAAAATCATCGAGGCTTTATCTTGTCCCATTCTGGAGCTTTTGCCTCCTGCTATAATGATGGCTTTCATTTTTTTGATTTTATTTAAAATTTTTAAACATCAAAAAATCTCATCTTCAGAAAATTTCATAAAATATTCCTCGGCTGTTTTGAATTTTTCCACAATTTTTTTTCCGTAATCTGTGAGTGAACTTTTTCCACCGGATTTCCCACCCGCTTCTTTGATGACGATTTCTTTGGACGAATTGGCGTTGATGTCCCGCACAATTCCCCACGCCTTTCGATACGGAATTTACAAAATTTTTGAGGCTTCTGTGATAGAACCCAACTCGTCAATTTGTTCTAAAAGTCGGGCTCTTCCGATGCCGATATTCAGTCCGGATTCGGTTTCAATCCAGATTCTGCCTTTGATTTTCAGACTTTCCATATTTTGACTTTTTCTCCGATGTTGATTTCAGTTGCGCCGTCGGGAAACTCCACCAAACAGTTGGCTTGTGCTACAGAATCCATTTTATAAGATTCCTGTGCGTTGAGAATGAGCACTTTTCCTTTTGTGTAAAATGCTTTCAGAAACTGGGTTTGATCCTTGTTTTTCTTCTTTGCAAAAGATTCCGAAATGGCAAAATCTTGTTCTTCATCAAACTCTTTTCGTCCAAAACAACCGAGCAAAAACGGCTTCACATATTGATGATAGCAGGAGAAAACAGAAGCGGGATTTCCGGGCAACGCAAAAACAAATTTCTCTTCAAGTTTTCCGAAGTACAAAGGTTTTCCGGGTTTCTGTCTTATTTTATAAAATAATTCTGAAACACCTATTTTTTCCAAAGCCGGTTTCACATAATCATAATCTCCGACAGAAATCCCACCGGTAATTAATAAAATATCCACCGTTTCTAAGCCATTTTTTATAGCAGAAAAAGTTGCTTCTTCAGTATCTCCTACGTGATAGACGAACGAAAACTGATGATTGATTTCAGATAAAGCTGATTGAAGTGTGTACGTATTAGAATTGTAAATTTCGCCATCCAGAAGTGGTTTTCCTATTTCTACTAACTCATTTCCGGTATACAAAAGTCCTATATTTAATTTTTTGTAAACTCCTATTTTCTCAATTCCAAATCCTGCCAAAAACCCGATGACTGCGTGATTGACCAACGTATTTTCTTCAATTATTTTTGTTCCGACTTTGGTTTGAGAACCTTTCAAACGAATATTTTCACCTTTTGAAATTTCATCATCATTAAATTGAATTCGGTCGACAATTCTGGTCGTTTTTTCCTGCATAATCACGGTATCGACACCATCAGGAATTTTTGCTCCCGTAAAAATGCGCACGGCTTCTCCTCTATTCAAAACAAAATCGATTTTTGAAATCCCAGCTGGAATAATTTCAGTGACATTTAATTCTGAAAAATCTGCCAAATCATCAAATCGAAATCCATAACCATCCATCGCAGAATTGTCGAAAGACGGAACATCTAATGTTGCAAAAATCGGTTCTGAGGTGTAAGAACCTTGTGCTTCTAAAATTGAGAGCGTCACTTTTTCTGTACGAAAAATTTGTGTTTCGATTATTTTTTTAGCTTCAGAAACGGAGATGAAATGGTTCATTTTTGATGAATGTTGAATGTTTGATGATGGAAGATGGAAGTCTTTAAGGTAATTTCTTACACAATTTCGACTTATTTCACTCGGGTTACTTCGATGCTTTTCAGCCATTTTACGTGGCGCGAACCGGTTTTCGTATCAGTCATACTTACTAAAATCATTTCTCCTTTTTCTTTCAGCGGTTTTCCGTTTTGCTCAAACAATACGAATACTTTTTCGCCAGTCGGATTGTTGAATAATTCTGCCCAGGAAAAGGTGGCTTTGTAATCGTCTGAAGCTCTTGCAACGATGTAGAAATTGCGGTCTTTATGCTCTTGTTGTGCGATTTTTGCTTTTTCCAAAATGTCGGTTAGCAAAACTCCTTTTGTAGATTCTACGCTATCTTTGGTCAATCCTGTCTGGCAAACAATTTTGAAATCGTTGAGTTCTACGACTTTCATTTTTTTCAAAGAATCGACCGTTAAAGTCAATGGTGTTACGACATCCCCTGTTACTTTTATTTCTTTACTCACATATTTTAAATCATCTTTCTCGTCGTGTTTGTGGTTTTCTTTTTCTTCAGAATGTTTTTGAGAAGTTTTTGCAGAATTATCCGTCGCTGGATTGGTTGCTTCAGATTTTTTGCATTGTACCATTGTGACTGCAATCATCACAATCGTAATCAAATTGGATAATATTTTCATTGGTAATTATTTACGAATTGTCTGAAATCTTATCGTTATGTTTTTTTTATCCTATCGGTTGGCAAAATTTTTATCCGCCAATTTTTATCATACTTCTGTTGATGATTTTTTGGTTGTTTACATTTTCCATTTCGGAGAATTGTCCGCCTTTTTCTTTATGTTTTTTGATGATTCCCAATTTGATCAGTTCAGTTAAACTTTCATTATTTCTGAAAGATTTTAACAAATCAAATTCATCTGCGCCGAAAAGACAATTTTTCATTTTTCCGTCGGATGTGATGCGGATTCGGTTACAACCAGCACAAAATGAGTTGCTCATTGTGGAAATCAAACCAAAAACGCCCTTACTTTCTGCATCAATTCTGTATTTTCTTGACGTATCATTTTTATGGTCTTCCACCTTTTCGAAAGTGAAATGTTCTGAAACCAAAGTGAGCATTTCGGAAATCGGAATGACTTTATTTTTCTCCCAAGAATTCCCTGTGAAAGGCATAAATTCTATAAACCTCAACTCAATCGGATAATGATGAGAAAGTGCGATAAATTCTGGGATTTCGTCTTCATTAAAACCTCGCATTACAACAACATTTAGTTTTACATTGAACCCACGTTTTATGCTTTCTTTAATATTGTCCCAAACCGTTTGAAAAAGATCTCTTTTTGTAATATATTTAAACTTTTCCCGGTCGAGCGAATCGATACTGATATTGAGATTTTTGATGTTACATTCAGCAAGCAAATCAAAATATTTATGAAGCAGCACACCATTGGTTGTAATCCCAATATTCGCTCCCAATGTAGAAAGTTGTTTAATAATGGTCTCAAAATCATTTCTTACCAAAGGTTCACCACCTGTAATTCTGATCTTATTGATATTAAATTGTTGTACAAAAATTTTAGAAATTTCGAAAATTTCCTGACTGTTCATCAACTCGATGGATGGTGTGCTTTTGAACGGTTCATCGGGCATACAATACAGACATCGGAAATTGCAACTATCGGTAATCGAGAGTCGGA belongs to Chryseobacterium gleum and includes:
- a CDS encoding molybdenum cofactor guanylyltransferase, producing the protein MKAIIIAGGKSSRMGQDKASMILGRKTLIQHIIDNLSFVFDEIFISGNHSNYPISKGIIKDVTTQKGPMGGIRSALEFCQEDIFVCSCDMPFVSSDLIENILQKKVEYRINVVRFGEKIYPVLGIYPFSILNDLKKTIDNGNLRMTSFLEQQNAHYIDFEDSFEHQLLNINTPENFRNAEIIFNKNL
- the moaA gene encoding GTP 3',8-cyclase MoaA is translated as MTKPTDLLDSFGRKHDYLRLSITDSCNFRCLYCMPDEPFKSTPSIELMNSQEIFEISKIFVQQFNINKIRITGGEPLVRNDFETIIKQLSTLGANIGITTNGVLLHKYFDLLAECNIKNLNISIDSLDREKFKYITKRDLFQTVWDNIKESIKRGFNVKLNVVVMRGFNEDEIPEFIALSHHYPIELRFIEFMPFTGNSWEKNKVIPISEMLTLVSEHFTFEKVEDHKNDTSRKYRIDAESKGVFGLISTMSNSFCAGCNRIRITSDGKMKNCLFGADEFDLLKSFRNNESLTELIKLGIIKKHKEKGGQFSEMENVNNQKIINRSMIKIGG
- a CDS encoding TonB-dependent receptor codes for the protein MNIVSRKPIKALDIDGQSGVGFADGTGVNSYFTALNIGTRQDKFYIMGSASLLKVDNYLISRKFDRTQLQPSLERVNSESMDVRLSAKFGYTLNAKLSVNIVKEVNFDFGVRNLFDRNYYLSYGYPKEGRNFITAVNYHF
- a CDS encoding molybdopterin molybdotransferase MoeA, encoding MNHFISVSEAKKIIETQIFRTEKVTLSILEAQGSYTSEPIFATLDVPSFDNSAMDGYGFRFDDLADFSELNVTEIIPAGISKIDFVLNRGEAVRIFTGAKIPDGVDTVIMQEKTTRIVDRIQFNDDEISKGENIRLKGSQTKVGTKIIEENTLVNHAVIGFLAGFGIEKIGVYKKLNIGLLYTGNELVEIGKPLLDGEIYNSNTYTLQSALSEINHQFSFVYHVGDTEEATFSAIKNGLETVDILLITGGISVGDYDYVKPALEKIGVSELFYKIRQKPGKPLYFGKLEEKFVFALPGNPASVFSCYHQYVKPFLLGCFGRKEFDEEQDFAISESFAKKKNKDQTQFLKAFYTKGKVLILNAQESYKMDSVAQANCLVEFPDGATEINIGEKVKIWKV
- a CDS encoding MoaD/ThiS family protein — encoded protein: MKLKIFGKLTEIFNTDEYNFSLENNISIAELKLMLDKEFPRLKETTFLVAVDGLKADNNQLISDTSEIALLPPYSGG
- a CDS encoding Plug domain-containing protein, translating into MNKNYAVAGAILLSLNVFAQEKTKVDSVKNYYEIQEVNIFGKEKNEGPIHKIDTQLIQDFNKTNVVDAVNLLPGVSITQMDARNEGSILVRGFNSLRTPVFFDGIPIYTPYDGNFDLSRFTTFDINSISVEKRFGLRAIRIKYDGWSCEHSIQKTYQSFGY
- a CDS encoding molybdopterin-dependent oxidoreductase; its protein translation is MKILSNLITIVMIAVTMVQCKKSEATNPATDNSAKTSQKHSEEKENHKHDEKDDLKYVSKEIKVTGDVVTPLTLTVDSLKKMKVVELNDFKIVCQTGLTKDSVESTKGVLLTDILEKAKIAQQEHKDRNFYIVARASDDYKATFSWAELFNNPTGEKVFVLFEQNGKPLKEKGEMILVSMTDTKTGSRHVKWLKSIEVTRVK